In the genome of Deltaproteobacteria bacterium, the window TTCTCGGTGATGCCTTTTTCAAAATAGGGCAAGCCGATCTTGCCGGCGAAATCAGGATTGAGCCCAGCCCACTTGATCATCGCGCCACGGCCGCCCTCTTTGTCGGCGTGAATCGCGTCGACGCCTTTGTTGATAGCGCGCACAAATGCCTGACTGACTTCTTTGTTTTTCTGAATCCATTTTTCCGAGGCGAACCAGCTGGCGACCAAAAATCTCGGCAGCACATCGCCCCAGGGATTCGACAGCACTCTGGTCTCCGGCCGGCGCGCGGCAACCGCGGCGAAGGGCTCATGCACGCTGATGGCGTCGACTTTGCCGGCGATCAAAGCCGGCTCCATCTGCGGAAAAGGAATCTCTACGAACTTTATTTTGCTCGATGTCCCGCCGTTCTTGTCGACCCAAGCGAGCGCCATCAGATGTACGATGTTGTTGAGCGTGTTGACCGCCACGGTTTTGCCTTCGAGATCTTTCGCGCTCTTGATCGGCGAATCCTTGCCGACCACGATGGCGTGGGTTTCATTGGCACCGCGCACGTTGGTCGCGCCGCCGGCGATCAGTTTAAAATCGAACCCTTCCACGTGCGCCTGATAAAGCGAAATTACGTTGGTCCAGCCGAACTGCAAATCGCCCGAGGTCACGCCCTGAACGATCACCGCGCCGCCGGCCATGGGCACGGTTTCCAGCTCGATCCCCTCGGCCTTGAAGAAACCTTTTTCCATCGCCATGAACATCGCCGCGTTATCGACGATTTTCATGTAGCCGAGCTTGCCCTTCGATTGCGCTTGCGCCCAACTGACTTCGCGCGTGAGCGATAAACCGGCGACGCCGACAGTCACCTTGGTGAGAAAAGTACGCCGCGAGATTTTCATAGTTCTCCTCCGATGCGTGAATCATGCAGTGAAAATAAATTTGCGCCAACGCTAGCGGCTTCGCGCTGAGTCGTCAAGGGCAATTTTAATGCGATGGAAAATTCGCATTACTCCGGCGGCCAGCCGACCACACTGATCTGCCGGCCGGTCTCGCTGCCGGCGCCGCGGTAGGAATAGAAATCCTCCGCAGCATCGGCAAGCTAGGCGAAGTGCCAGAGGGGCGGTCTCTGTCTCTAACTCTATCTCGACCTCTCACCCGTTCTTCCGGGCGCCGTTTATTTTTGTCGGGGAAGGAAAGTGAAGTTTGTTTTGTAGAGTTGTGACGTTCGCGACTGGTTAGGGGCTAGACGCGCTGCGCGGCCTTGCTTTGTTCGCACTCACTAGTCGTTGGTTGACAATCCGCCAAAAAGTGACCACGGCCTTGGGTTTGGCATCAAAGAAATCCTGAAAAAATCCCACGGAATTGAGCGGCTGCGGGTAGGCGTAAGACTCCCCCTCTTCGCCCTTTTCGGTGA includes:
- a CDS encoding transporter substrate-binding domain-containing protein, which codes for MKISRRTFLTKVTVGVAGLSLTREVSWAQAQSKGKLGYMKIVDNAAMFMAMEKGFFKAEGIELETVPMAGGAVIVQGVTSGDLQFGWTNVISLYQAHVEGFDFKLIAGGATNVRGANETHAIVVGKDSPIKSAKDLEGKTVAVNTLNNIVHLMALAWVDKNGGTSSKIKFVEIPFPQMEPALIAGKVDAISVHEPFAAVAARRPETRVLSNPWGDVLPRFLVASWFASEKWIQKNKEVSQAFVRAINKGVDAIHADKEGGRGAMIKWAGLNPDFAGKIGLPYFEKGITEKDVQVTMDLTYKYKMISRPLKAKDVVSDLARKS